The following DNA comes from Sphingomonas flavescens.
AGCGCTCAAGGCGGGCGCCGCCGATTATGTCGTCAAGTCGGTTGGTGACGATTTCGTCGACCTTCTGGAACGCGCGTTTCAGCATGCGCTGGACCGCGAGCAGATGCGCAAGGGCAAGGAAGAAGCCGAGCAAAAGCTCGTCGCCGCCAACGAGCGCCTTGCTGCCCTGCTGCGGGAGGTCAATCACCGCGTCGCCAATTCGCTCCAGATGGTCACGACGATGGTCATGATGCAATCGCGCGTCCTGACCGATCCGGCCGCCAAGGCCGCACTTGCGGACACCGAGCGCCGCATTCAGGCGATCGCGCAGGTGCACCGTCGCCTTTACACATCGGGCGACGTCGAAAGCGTCGCGATGGACGAATATCTAAACGCGATCGTGGAAGAGCTGGAGGCGACCCTGTCGTCGCCGATCAACCCGCGCACGATTCTGCTCAACGCGGAACCGCTGAAGCTCAAGACTGACAAGGCCGTGTCGCTCGGCGTGATTGTGACCGAGCTCGTCACCAACGCCTGCAAATATGCTTATGGCGAGGGCGAGCCCGGCGAGATCCGCGTTCGTTTCGGGCAGGCTTCGGCGCCGCGACCGGATCGCTTCATGCTCGAGGTCGAGGACGATGGTTGCGGCCTGACAGATGACGGCCCGCGTGGCACCGGCCTTGGCACGCGCCTCATCGCGGCGATGGCGCAAAGCCTCGAAAGCGCGGTCGAATATGACCGCGCCTACCGCGGCTGCCGCGCCGTGCTCGTCGGCAGCGTTTAGCCTCTAGTCGAGACCGCTGCCTGGCTCTGCCTGCTTGCGATGGATTTTGGCGGTCTGCGCATCAGGCAGCACCTCCGACACCGCGACCTGCATCTTGTTCTTAAGGCCGTAGATCACCGCGGGTTCGCCGCTCTTCATCGCCTTCCAGCCAACCTTCGCGACATCGGCGGGATCGTCCTTTTTGGCTTGCCCGACTTTTGTGTCGTCCATCTCGGCACGGTGAAAGAAGTTGGTGTCCGTGGCGCCGGGCTTCAGGCAAGTGATCGTCACGCCGCTGCCTTTGATCTCCTCGTTGAGCGCGGCGGCGAAGCTGTCCACGAAGGCCTTCGATCCGTTGTAAACGGCCTGGAACGTGCCGGCGATGTGGCCCGCAATGGAACCGGTGATCAGCACCTTCCCCTCGCCGCGTTCAACCATCCGCTGCACGATCGGCTGGATCAGCAACAATGTGCCGGTGATGTTGGTATTGATCACGTGCTGCCACTCGTCAGGCGCTTGGTCGAGGAAGCCGTGCCCGAGCCCGTGACCCGCATTGGCAACCAGCACGTCGACCTGCCGGTCACCGATCATGTCGAGCAGCTGCTGCACGCCCTGCTGCGACGACAGGTCGGCTTCGATCTGCTCGACGCCGACGTCGAAATCCTCGAACGCCGGGCCTGCTTCCACGAAAGGTGTGTCCGCCGCCACGATCAGGTCAAAGCCATCTTCGGCAGCGAGCTTGGCAAGTTCCAAGCCGATGCCGCTGGAAGCGCCGGTGACGACGGCGAGTTTAGGCTGGCTCATGTGCATACTCCTTGAGGGTCTCGACGTCGCCCTTCTGCAGCTCGGGTTTCAAGACGATCTTCGTGTATTCGTTCTGCTCGTCGTGCCAGTGCCGGTACATGTCCGGCGCATCCTCGAGGCTGGCGTGGTGCGAGATCAGGAAGGTCGTATCGATCTTGTCCTGAAGGATCATGTCGAGCAGCAGCCCGGTATATTTCTGGACGTGGGTCTGGCCGGTCTTCACCGTCAGCCCCTTTTCCATCATCTGACCGAGCGGAAACTTGTCCGCGAAACCGCCGTAGACGCCGGGGACAGAAACGCGTCCGCCCTTGCGGCAGGCCAGGATCGCCTGGCGAAGCGCGTGCGGCCGCTCGGTGCCAAGGAACAAAGTCTGCTTCACCTGGTCGGCGATATTGTCGATGCTGATGCCGTGGCTTTCCATGCCCACGCAGTCGATTACCGCGTCCGGCCCGATGCCCCCGGTCATTTCCGCAAGCGCGGCGCGCACGTCGACCTCGTTATAATCGAGGATCTCCGCGCCGAGCTGCTTCGCAAGCTGCAGCCGCGTCGGGAAATGGTCGATCGCGATGACGCGCTCGGCGCCCATGATCAGCGCGGACTGGATCGCGAACAGGCCGACCGGGCCGCAGCCCCAGACGGCGACCGTGTCGCCTTTCTCGATCATGGCATTTTCCGCCGCCATCCAGCCGGTCGGCAGGATGTCGGACAGGAACACGACCTGATCATCGTCGACCCCGTCCGGGATGACGATCGGGCCGACATCGGAATAGGGCACGCGCAGATATTCGGCCTGCCCGCCCGCGTAGCCGCCGGTCAGGTGCGCGTAGCCAAAGGCACCGCCCATCGGGTGGCCCATCAGGATCTCGGACGCGTCCGAGGTCTCGGCCGGGTTGCTATTGTCGCAGGCGCTATACTGCTGCTTCTGGCAGAAGAAGCACTGCCCGCAGCTGACGGTGAAGGGGATGACGACCTTCTGGCCTTTCTGCAGCGTGCTCTTGGGCCCGACCTCGACCACCTCGCCCATATTCTCATGGCCCAGGATGTCGCCCGCGCGCATGCCGGGGATGTAGCCGTCATAAAGATGAAGGTCTGATCCGCAGATCGCCGTCGATGTGATCTTGATGATCGCATCGCGCGGGTTGACGATTTCGGGATCGGGAACGGTGTCGACGCGGACGTCGTGGCGCCCGTGCCAGGTAACTGCGCGCATCGGGGTACTCCTAAACTCGGGCTTCAGTGGGGGATTCGGATTCACGGGCCGACGGCGACGCATTCTTGGTCACCTCACCCGTTTCCATTAGTTGCTTGAACCGGCGGAGGTCGCGGCGGGCCTGAACGGTCGGCTCGCGCTGCAGCAGCTTGGCAATGCCGCGGCCGACCGTGCCGCCCGGCGGGTCGTAGGCCATGAGGAAGCGCACGTAGGTCCCGCGGTCGGCCGGCGCGTCGGTGAACTCGATCACGCCGGACGTATCGATGTCGCTGTCCGGCGCGCTTTCCCACGCCAGCTTCGATCCCGGCACATCCTCGACCAGCTTGCTGACGATCTCCACGTCCGTCCCGGCCGGTCCCTTTATCGTCCAGCGCGACGTCTCGTCGTCCACGCGCTCGATTTTGCGGACATTGTCCATGAATTGCGGCAACCGCTCGAAGCCGCGCCAGAAGTCGTAGAGTTCTTGCCGCGGTCGGCCGATGGTCACGGTTCGTCCGACCACCGCCTCGTCCCCTTGCACCTGCCTGGCAGCATCGCCGCGAAGCACGTGCGGCGGCGCGTCGCTGATCACATCCGCGTCGCCCGTCGCGCCTTTCCGTCCCCACAGGAACGCGGCGCCGATCGTCGCAGCCGCCAGTCCCGCGCCGATCCACGCACCCGAGCGATCGCTGCGCTCATTCTCTGTATTTTCAGCCAATTGGGCCTCCGTCGCGTCTGCCGAGCAAGCGGATTAGGAGGGCTTAAGTTCCTACGGCTGTTGCCAATTCTCGAGGATTTCGACGAAGCGCGACAGCCACGCGTTGGTCTGGTGACCGTCCACCACGCGGTGGTCGATCGTCAGCGTGACATAGGCCATCGGGCGCACCAGGATGGCGTCCTGCCCGCCGATCTCGCGAACGACGACGCGCTTTTCCAGCTTGCCGATGCCAAGGATCGCCGCCTGCCCCTGGTGCAGGATGATTGGCGCCGCGAGCAGCGACCCGGAAACGCCGTGGTTGGAGATGGTGAAGCTGCCGCCAGACACGTCCGACCGCTCCAGCTTCCCCTCGCGGGCACGGCGGGTGAGGTCGTCGAGCCTGGCGCCAATCTGCTCGAGGCTAAGCGAGCCGGCGTCCTTGACGACGGGAACGACCAGCCCCTTCTCGCCAAGCGCAGTGCCGACGCCGATGTCGATGGTCGGCGATACCGCGATCCGGTCTTGCTCCCACCGCCCGTTGATCGCGGGTGCGACCGCCATCGCCTCGGCAGCTGCCTTCACGATATAGGCGGTGTAGCTGAGTTTCGTGCCCCGAGCTGTCATCGCGGCCTTGTGCGCGGCGATGGCCGAGAAATCGGCTTCGAACACCGCCGTGACATGCGGCGCGTCGCTGACCGCGCGCGTCATGTTCTCCGCGATCGCCAGCCGCATGCGGTCGTGAGGGATGTCCTGCGCCGAAAACTGCCGCGGCTGAGCGGTCGTCGGTTCGCCGACGCTGACGACGGTCGCCGAAGCTACCGCCCGGTCGACGTCCTCGCGAGTGACGCGCCCATTCCGCCCCGTCCCCTGAATCCGGGAAGGATCGATCCCGTTCTGCAAGCACGCGCGCCGCACCGAGGGGCTCAAGCGCGTCTCCCCGCCCCCGTTCGGGCTGAGCTTGTCGAAGCCCTGCTTTTCTTCGGCAGGCGGGCTGGAAGAACTCAGCCCTTCGACAGGCTCAGGACGAACGGCGGGTTGGGTGGCGTCAGTCTCGATCCGCGCCAGCAGGGCCCCCGGCACCGCCTCATCATCGGTCCGAAGAACAATCTCGGCCAGTACGCCCGCAGCCGGCGCCGGCACTTCCTGCGTTACCTTGTCAGTTTCCAGCTCGACCAGCGGATCGTTCTCCGCCACCTCCTCGCCAATCTGCTTCAGCCAGGCGCGGACGACCGCCTTGGTGCCCTCCTGCTCGTCGGGAACGCGGACTTCGATCACGTCAGAAACCCACCAGGCGGTCGATCTCCGCACGGATGCTTGTGGGACTCGGCAAAGCCCACTCCATCAGCTTGGGATGATGCGGGCTCGGGATGTCCGGCATGGTAACCCGCGCCACCGGCGCGTCGAGGTCGAGGAAAGCCTCGTCGGCGACGACCGCGGCGATCTCCGCCCCGAAACCACCCGTCCGCAGATCCTCATGCACGATCAGGCAGCGCCGCGTGCGGCGGACGCTGTCGAGCACCATATCCTTGTCCCACGGCTGCAAGGTGCGCAGGTCGATAAGGTCTGCGCTGACGCCTTCCGCCGCCGCCTCGCAGCGCGGCACCATCGCGCCCCAGGTGACAATCGTGATCTTGTCGCCCTCGCGCGTTTTCTTCGCCCGCCCGAACGGCAGCACATAGCGATCGCCGGGCCACGGACGCCGAGCCCAGCTATCGTCCAGCATCGCGCGATGTTCGAAGAACAGCACAGGGTCGTTCCCGCGCAGCCCCGCGCGCAGCAATCCGACCGCATCCTCCGCGTTCGACGGCACCGCGACTTTCCAGCCGGGATTGTGGACGAACTCCACCTCATTGGTCATCGAATGCCAGGGATCGCCGCATTTGAAGAAGCCGCCAGGCACGCGGAGCACCATCGGCGCCGCGAACCGGTTGTTCGTCCGCCAGCGCATCGTCCCGCAATCATGGATCTGCTCGGTCGCCGGCTCGGCATATTTGCGGAACTGGATTTCGGGCACCGGCATCAGCCCTGCCAGCGCCATCCCCACCGCGCGACCGACGATACCTTCTTCATTCAGCGAAGTGTCGAACACCCGCTCGCGCCCAAAGCGTTCCTGCAGCCCGAGCGTCACCGCATGCACGCCGCCCTTCGGCCCCACGTCCTCGCCGAACACCAGCACCTTGGGATTGGCATCGAGCTCCTGCTCCAGCACGCGGCGGATGGCCGTGACCATATTGATCCGCTGGCCTTCCGGCTTCGGCTCGTCGGTGGTGCCGTCGAGGCTGAGCCCCGCACGCCCACCGACCTGCTGCGGCTCGCCCTCGTCGAAGACGTTGCGCGTCACGGTCTCCGGCGACGACACGCCCCGCGCTTCCGCCTCGGCACGCGCCGCCTCCACCTGCCACGCCGTCTCGCGCTCCAGGTCGGCCCAGGCATCGTCGCCGATCTGCCGCTGCGCGCAATGCGCCTTCAGCTTCGGCAGCGGATCGCGCGCCCATTCGGCCTCGATCTCCGCCTCGCTCTTGTAGGTCTGCGTGTCCTGGTAGCTATGCCCCTCAAGCCGCGGCACGCGCAGCCGCAGCAGCACCGGCGCGCGTTTGGTCCGCACATGCCCGACCGCCTCGTCGATCAGCCGCGAAGCTTCGACCGGATCGGTGCCGTCCCCATTGAAGATGGTCAGCCCGGTGAAGCTCGCCAGGTTCGCCGCAATGTCCTGCCCCGGCGTCTGATAGTCCGACGTCACCGAGATGCCGTAGCCATTGTCCTCGACATAGATGAGAAGCGGCAATTGTTGAGTAGTGGCAATGGTTAGCGCGGACCAAAATCCACCGGTTGCGCAGCTCGCATCGCCGCCCAGCACCAGCGCAATGGCGTCATCCGGCCCTTCGCCCAGCGCCTCGACCTTATATTTGATCGCCTGCGCCCAGCCGGCCGCCGGCGTGTATTGCGCGCCGACCCCGCCGCACATCGGCAGCGCATGAGCACCGCCCGGATTGGGGTAATTGAAGACGACGCCGATATCGCGCCCGTCCGAATAGCCTCCGGCCAACCCCATCCCCGAGCCAAGCGCATCCGCCAGCGGAACGCCAAGCGCCAGCAGCAGCGGCCGCGAGCGGTAATAGCCACAGGCTGCGTCGCCATCCTTAAGGTGCATGCCCAGCAGCACCTGCGCCATGTCATGACCGCGGGCGCTGAACTGATAGAGCACTTTCTTCGCCGGAACGAGCTCCTGCTCCTCCAGCCGGTCCATCTCGCGGCTGGTGAGCACCAGTCGGGCGACCTCACGCCAGTCGACGTCCGCAGCGACGCGGCCCGGGTCGCGATCGGCCATGATCAGGCGTCCAGCGCGCCGACCACGGCGGCGGCAAATCGATCGATCTGATCGTCGCCCAGACCGACGACGTTGAAGCGGCCGCTATCGGCCATGTAGATCGCGCTGTCCTCGCGCAGCTTGAGCACCTGCTCCTTGCTTAAGGGGAGCATCGAAAACATCCCGAACTGCCGTCCAATGAAGGCCAGGCGCGGGTCGGCCGACGCGATCCGCTGACGAACGCTGTTGATGCGGTCGCGCATCGCCGTCAGCTCGCCGAGCCACCGCTCACGCAGCGCCGGGTCCTCAAGGATGATGTGCACCGCCGCTGCGCCGTGATCGGGCGGCATCGACCACATTTCGCGCGCGATCTGGTGTACGTGGTTCATCGCCGTCTCGCTTGTCGCGCGCGATCCAGTCTTGATCCACAGCGACCCGACGCGGTCGCGGTAAACGCTGAAATTCTTGTCGCAGCTCTGCGCGACGATCACCTCGTCGCACGCCTCAAGCATCAACCGGACACCGAGCGCATCCTCGTCCAGACCGCGCCCAAACCCCTGGTAGGCAATGTCGACCAGCGGCACGAGCCCGCGCTCGACGACCACATCGCGCACCGCGCGCCACTGGTCCTCGTCCAGGTCGGCGCCGGTCGGATTGTGGCAGCAGCCGTGCAGCAGCACGATGTCGCCCGCCTGCGCCTCGCGCAGCGTCGCCAGCATGTCGTCGAAGCGGATCGCGCCCTGCCCGCGCTCGTAATAGGGATATTCCACCAGCTCGAGCCCGACCGAGCGGATGATCGGCGGATGGTTCGGCCAGGTCGGCGTACCGACCAGCACCCGCGCACCGGGATTGGCCCGTGCCAGCAGTTCGAAGCCCAGTCGCAACGCCCCGCAACCGCCTGGCGTCTGCAGCCCGAGGATACGCTCATCTCCGGCATGCTCGCCAAGCAGGACCGGGCGCAACAGCTCGGCAAAGCGCTTGTCGCCGGCGCTGCCGAGATACGCCTTCGTCTCCTGTGTATCGACCAGCCGCTGCTCGGCTTCCTTCATGACCTTCAGGATCGGCGTATTGCCGACCGCGTCGCGAAAAACTCCGACGCCGACGTCGATCTTTTCCGGCCGCGGGTCCGCATCGCACAGCGCAATCAGCGCTAGCAGCGAGTCGTTCACAACGGGCGGGAGATCGGCGAGCCCTCTCGCCTTCGACTGCGTCAGCATGAAACGGCAATTAGCGGGTTCAAGCGTCGTAATCCACTGCGACCCCATCCCCGACCGGGACGGACTGGCAGGTGAGCA
Coding sequences within:
- a CDS encoding SRPBCC family protein → MAENTENERSDRSGAWIGAGLAAATIGAAFLWGRKGATGDADVISDAPPHVLRGDAARQVQGDEAVVGRTVTIGRPRQELYDFWRGFERLPQFMDNVRKIERVDDETSRWTIKGPAGTDVEIVSKLVEDVPGSKLAWESAPDSDIDTSGVIEFTDAPADRGTYVRFLMAYDPPGGTVGRGIAKLLQREPTVQARRDLRRFKQLMETGEVTKNASPSARESESPTEARV
- a CDS encoding response regulator; the encoded protein is MKSPRRILYIDDDAGTRRLVQKLLGRRGHDVVTAEGGAEGLDLATKDRFDLIAVDHYMPGMDGLATLNAINKLPAPPPVIYVTGSEESSVAVAALKAGAADYVVKSVGDDFVDLLERAFQHALDREQMRKGKEEAEQKLVAANERLAALLREVNHRVANSLQMVTTMVMMQSRVLTDPAAKAALADTERRIQAIAQVHRRLYTSGDVESVAMDEYLNAIVEELEATLSSPINPRTILLNAEPLKLKTDKAVSLGVIVTELVTNACKYAYGEGEPGEIRVRFGQASAPRPDRFMLEVEDDGCGLTDDGPRGTGLGTRLIAAMAQSLESAVEYDRAYRGCRAVLVGSV
- a CDS encoding SDR family NAD(P)-dependent oxidoreductase gives rise to the protein MSQPKLAVVTGASSGIGLELAKLAAEDGFDLIVAADTPFVEAGPAFEDFDVGVEQIEADLSSQQGVQQLLDMIGDRQVDVLVANAGHGLGHGFLDQAPDEWQHVINTNITGTLLLIQPIVQRMVERGEGKVLITGSIAGHIAGTFQAVYNGSKAFVDSFAAALNEEIKGSGVTITCLKPGATDTNFFHRAEMDDTKVGQAKKDDPADVAKVGWKAMKSGEPAVIYGLKNKMQVAVSEVLPDAQTAKIHRKQAEPGSGLD
- a CDS encoding zinc-dependent alcohol dehydrogenase, with translation MRAVTWHGRHDVRVDTVPDPEIVNPRDAIIKITSTAICGSDLHLYDGYIPGMRAGDILGHENMGEVVEVGPKSTLQKGQKVVIPFTVSCGQCFFCQKQQYSACDNSNPAETSDASEILMGHPMGGAFGYAHLTGGYAGGQAEYLRVPYSDVGPIVIPDGVDDDQVVFLSDILPTGWMAAENAMIEKGDTVAVWGCGPVGLFAIQSALIMGAERVIAIDHFPTRLQLAKQLGAEILDYNEVDVRAALAEMTGGIGPDAVIDCVGMESHGISIDNIADQVKQTLFLGTERPHALRQAILACRKGGRVSVPGVYGGFADKFPLGQMMEKGLTVKTGQTHVQKYTGLLLDMILQDKIDTTFLISHHASLEDAPDMYRHWHDEQNEYTKIVLKPELQKGDVETLKEYAHEPA
- a CDS encoding dihydrolipoamide acetyltransferase family protein, encoding MIEVRVPDEQEGTKAVVRAWLKQIGEEVAENDPLVELETDKVTQEVPAPAAGVLAEIVLRTDDEAVPGALLARIETDATQPAVRPEPVEGLSSSSPPAEEKQGFDKLSPNGGGETRLSPSVRRACLQNGIDPSRIQGTGRNGRVTREDVDRAVASATVVSVGEPTTAQPRQFSAQDIPHDRMRLAIAENMTRAVSDAPHVTAVFEADFSAIAAHKAAMTARGTKLSYTAYIVKAAAEAMAVAPAINGRWEQDRIAVSPTIDIGVGTALGEKGLVVPVVKDAGSLSLEQIGARLDDLTRRAREGKLERSDVSGGSFTISNHGVSGSLLAAPIILHQGQAAILGIGKLEKRVVVREIGGQDAILVRPMAYVTLTIDHRVVDGHQTNAWLSRFVEILENWQQP
- a CDS encoding alpha-ketoacid dehydrogenase subunit alpha/beta, producing the protein MADRDPGRVAADVDWREVARLVLTSREMDRLEEQELVPAKKVLYQFSARGHDMAQVLLGMHLKDGDAACGYYRSRPLLLALGVPLADALGSGMGLAGGYSDGRDIGVVFNYPNPGGAHALPMCGGVGAQYTPAAGWAQAIKYKVEALGEGPDDAIALVLGGDASCATGGFWSALTIATTQQLPLLIYVEDNGYGISVTSDYQTPGQDIAANLASFTGLTIFNGDGTDPVEASRLIDEAVGHVRTKRAPVLLRLRVPRLEGHSYQDTQTYKSEAEIEAEWARDPLPKLKAHCAQRQIGDDAWADLERETAWQVEAARAEAEARGVSSPETVTRNVFDEGEPQQVGGRAGLSLDGTTDEPKPEGQRINMVTAIRRVLEQELDANPKVLVFGEDVGPKGGVHAVTLGLQERFGRERVFDTSLNEEGIVGRAVGMALAGLMPVPEIQFRKYAEPATEQIHDCGTMRWRTNNRFAAPMVLRVPGGFFKCGDPWHSMTNEVEFVHNPGWKVAVPSNAEDAVGLLRAGLRGNDPVLFFEHRAMLDDSWARRPWPGDRYVLPFGRAKKTREGDKITIVTWGAMVPRCEAAAEGVSADLIDLRTLQPWDKDMVLDSVRRTRRCLIVHEDLRTGGFGAEIAAVVADEAFLDLDAPVARVTMPDIPSPHHPKLMEWALPSPTSIRAEIDRLVGF
- a CDS encoding amino acid aminotransferase produces the protein MLTQSKARGLADLPPVVNDSLLALIALCDADPRPEKIDVGVGVFRDAVGNTPILKVMKEAEQRLVDTQETKAYLGSAGDKRFAELLRPVLLGEHAGDERILGLQTPGGCGALRLGFELLARANPGARVLVGTPTWPNHPPIIRSVGLELVEYPYYERGQGAIRFDDMLATLREAQAGDIVLLHGCCHNPTGADLDEDQWRAVRDVVVERGLVPLVDIAYQGFGRGLDEDALGVRLMLEACDEVIVAQSCDKNFSVYRDRVGSLWIKTGSRATSETAMNHVHQIAREMWSMPPDHGAAAVHIILEDPALRERWLGELTAMRDRINSVRQRIASADPRLAFIGRQFGMFSMLPLSKEQVLKLREDSAIYMADSGRFNVVGLGDDQIDRFAAAVVGALDA